In a genomic window of Sphingomonas lutea:
- a CDS encoding type II secretion system F family protein, protein MNPTWLKALALVCLFGAVFLAVEVLVSWLASNRAEGKAINLRLRMIGRGRTTGETLNILRRSDSVIPAGLPPFATRLAMNLERTLMQAQLTIPTGRLMLGLVVAPIVLFFVVLAASAVGLGMGVSGGRILISAVFALLLGAVLPIMFLNMRAKKTRKKMQDQFPVALDVFVRGLRAGHPIAAALDLLTVEMPDPIGTQFGMIVDEVTYGAELRDALQGMAERWDLEDMRMFVVSLSVQSETGGNLAEILENLSHVIRERQSMMMKVRALSSEGRMTAAILTILPIGTFVGLFLLNPAFFFEVSDDPWFIPGFTILIIWYLIGVFAIRKMIDLKV, encoded by the coding sequence ATGAACCCGACCTGGCTCAAGGCGCTGGCGCTGGTCTGCCTGTTCGGCGCGGTCTTCCTTGCGGTGGAAGTGCTGGTCAGTTGGCTCGCGAGCAATCGCGCCGAGGGCAAGGCGATCAATCTTCGCCTGCGGATGATCGGGCGCGGACGGACGACTGGCGAGACGCTCAACATCTTGCGCCGCTCCGACAGCGTGATCCCCGCCGGCCTGCCGCCTTTCGCGACCAGGCTGGCGATGAACCTCGAGCGCACATTGATGCAGGCGCAGCTCACGATTCCAACTGGGCGCCTCATGCTCGGCCTGGTCGTTGCGCCGATCGTGCTATTCTTCGTGGTCCTAGCGGCATCTGCCGTAGGGCTTGGCATGGGCGTCAGCGGTGGCCGCATCCTGATCAGCGCCGTGTTTGCGCTGCTCCTTGGCGCGGTGCTGCCGATCATGTTCCTCAACATGCGCGCCAAGAAGACGCGCAAGAAGATGCAGGACCAGTTTCCCGTGGCCCTCGACGTTTTCGTGCGCGGCTTGCGCGCGGGCCATCCGATTGCCGCCGCGCTCGACCTGCTGACGGTCGAAATGCCCGACCCCATCGGCACGCAGTTCGGCATGATCGTCGACGAAGTCACTTACGGCGCCGAACTTCGTGATGCGCTGCAGGGCATGGCCGAGCGCTGGGATCTCGAGGACATGCGCATGTTTGTCGTGTCGCTGTCGGTGCAGAGTGAAACGGGCGGCAACCTCGCGGAGATCCTCGAGAATCTCAGTCACGTCATCCGCGAACGCCAATCGATGATGATGAAGGTGCGCGCGCTATCGAGCGAAGGTCGCATGACCGCCGCCATCCTGACCATCCTGCCGATCGGCACCTTCGTCGGCCTGTTCCTGCTCAACCCGGCGTTCTTCTTCGAAGTGTCGGACGATCCCTGGTTCATCCCGGGCTTCACCATCCTCATCATCTGGTACCTGATCGGCGTCTTCGCGATCAGGAAAATGATCGACCTGAAAGTGTAG
- a CDS encoding CpaF family protein, with the protein MWQIKKPRHEDSEVQARQDVFEEHQRTTVGDAGAFAKRDSNTELKVELHQRLLDLINLQALEQMSREQIEAEVGDIVREELAKQNQALNNAERKQLVGDVLDELLGLGPLEPLLKDPTITDVLVNGCNHVFVERFGVLEPSPVRFKDERHLLRIIQKIVSAVGRRIDESSPMVDARLADGSRVNAVVPPLAIDGSLLSIRKFARVPISMDRLIEIGSIPIQMSEVLKAVVGSRRNVLISGGTGSGKTTLLNAMSAFIDNRERIVTIEDSAELQLQQQHVVRLETRPPNIEGRGEITQRELVKNSLRMRPDRIIVGEVRAGEAFDMLQAMNTGHDGSMTTVHANTPRDALSRVEQMIGMSGIDIPPRAARQQISSALDVVVQVARLSDGRRKVVSLAELTGMEGEVVTMQEIFRYRQTGVSGDGIVQGRFEATGIRPRFLDHVTSHGITLSADLFRPDAKFDA; encoded by the coding sequence ATGTGGCAGATCAAGAAGCCGCGTCACGAAGATAGCGAGGTGCAGGCGCGCCAGGACGTGTTTGAGGAGCATCAGCGGACCACCGTTGGTGACGCCGGCGCGTTCGCCAAGCGCGATTCGAATACCGAGCTTAAAGTCGAGCTTCACCAGCGGCTGCTCGACCTCATCAACCTGCAGGCGCTCGAGCAAATGTCGCGCGAGCAGATCGAGGCCGAGGTCGGCGACATCGTTCGCGAAGAGCTGGCCAAGCAGAACCAGGCGCTCAACAATGCCGAGCGCAAGCAATTGGTCGGCGACGTGCTCGACGAATTGCTCGGGCTTGGGCCGCTTGAACCCTTGCTCAAGGACCCGACCATCACCGACGTGCTGGTCAACGGCTGTAATCATGTGTTCGTCGAGCGCTTCGGCGTGCTTGAGCCAAGTCCCGTGCGGTTCAAGGACGAACGTCACCTGCTGCGCATCATCCAGAAGATCGTCTCCGCGGTCGGTCGCCGAATCGACGAATCCTCGCCGATGGTCGACGCCCGCCTGGCCGACGGCAGCCGCGTCAACGCCGTGGTGCCGCCGCTCGCCATCGACGGGTCGCTGCTGTCGATTCGTAAGTTCGCGCGGGTGCCGATCAGCATGGATCGTCTGATCGAAATTGGCAGTATCCCAATCCAAATGTCGGAAGTCCTGAAGGCGGTTGTCGGATCGCGCCGCAACGTCCTCATTTCCGGCGGTACGGGTTCGGGCAAGACGACCCTGCTTAACGCCATGTCGGCGTTCATCGACAATCGCGAGCGGATCGTGACGATTGAGGATTCGGCCGAACTCCAGCTGCAGCAGCAGCACGTCGTTCGTCTGGAAACGCGCCCGCCCAATATCGAGGGCCGCGGCGAAATCACCCAGCGCGAACTGGTCAAGAACTCGCTTCGTATGCGCCCCGACCGGATCATCGTCGGCGAAGTTCGTGCCGGCGAGGCCTTCGACATGTTGCAGGCAATGAACACCGGCCACGACGGATCGATGACCACGGTCCACGCAAACACCCCGCGCGATGCCCTGTCGCGCGTCGAACAGATGATTGGCATGAGCGGGATCGACATCCCGCCGCGTGCCGCGCGCCAGCAGATTTCGTCAGCGCTCGACGTCGTCGTGCAGGTGGCGCGTTTGTCGGACGGGCGCCGCAAGGTCGTCAGCTTGGCCGAACTCACCGGCATGGAAGGCGAAGTCGTCACCATGCAGGAAATCTTCCGCTATCGTCAGACGGGCGTCAGCGGCGACGGCATCGTCCAGGGCCGCTTCGAAGCGACCGGCATCCGACCGCGCTTCCTCGACCATGTGACGTCGCACGGCATCACCCTCTCGGCCGACCTGTTCCGGCCCGACGCGAAGTTCGACGCATGA
- a CDS encoding AAA family ATPase yields MSVINPNETARTWKATTREASVQLFLSGVEGDAAALVGARVADFPLGLNIVPTGDAISADDLAGAAAAVVQVDADNPASIKRFEQLARQTTTPLIAAAYDPPLAIVRALVRVGAHDVVPLPLSIDELETSVAPIRDELNSKQVKAAVRTSKIVSVVKGLGGVGATSLVTQFASRFAANERQHGRDACLIDLDVQFGDVAFQLGLQPRLSLVELLEAGGRLDGELLRATATEHASGLHVIAAPADMMPLESLSSDHVMEIVELAGREYGTVFIDLPTNWTNWSLSLLAQSDLVLLVTELTVAGLNRAKRQLNLIQSQDLGSLDVRIVINRFEKSLLRTIRPNDVREALGRDIGYTVSNDFRLMSAAIDRGVPIDDIKRKTSLAKDLDTLDAGVAAALNLER; encoded by the coding sequence GTGAGCGTCATCAACCCGAACGAAACTGCACGAACCTGGAAGGCGACGACGCGCGAAGCGTCGGTGCAGCTCTTCCTGAGCGGCGTGGAGGGCGATGCGGCGGCGCTTGTCGGGGCCCGCGTCGCGGACTTCCCGCTAGGCCTCAATATCGTCCCGACGGGCGACGCGATCAGCGCCGACGACCTGGCGGGGGCTGCAGCTGCCGTCGTCCAGGTGGACGCCGACAACCCCGCCTCTATCAAACGCTTCGAGCAGCTGGCGCGGCAAACCACGACGCCACTGATTGCGGCCGCTTATGATCCGCCGCTCGCCATCGTGCGCGCGCTGGTACGGGTCGGTGCACACGACGTGGTGCCGCTGCCGCTCAGCATCGACGAGCTGGAAACCTCGGTCGCGCCGATCCGCGACGAGCTCAATTCGAAGCAAGTCAAAGCAGCGGTGCGCACGTCGAAGATCGTCAGCGTGGTCAAGGGTCTCGGCGGTGTCGGCGCCACGTCGCTGGTGACGCAATTTGCCAGCCGCTTCGCCGCCAACGAGCGCCAGCATGGCCGCGACGCCTGTCTCATCGACCTCGACGTCCAGTTCGGCGATGTCGCCTTCCAGCTGGGCCTCCAGCCGCGCTTGTCGCTGGTTGAATTGCTCGAGGCCGGCGGACGGCTCGACGGCGAACTGCTGCGCGCGACCGCGACTGAACATGCGAGCGGCCTCCACGTCATCGCCGCGCCTGCTGACATGATGCCGCTCGAGAGCCTGAGCAGCGACCATGTGATGGAAATCGTCGAGCTGGCGGGCCGCGAATATGGCACCGTCTTCATCGATCTTCCGACCAATTGGACCAACTGGTCGCTGTCGCTTCTGGCCCAGTCCGACCTTGTCCTGCTCGTCACCGAGCTTACCGTCGCCGGCCTCAACCGCGCCAAGCGCCAGCTCAACCTGATCCAGTCGCAGGACCTTGGGTCGCTCGATGTGCGGATCGTCATCAACCGGTTCGAAAAGAGCCTGTTGCGCACGATCCGGCCGAACGACGTTCGCGAAGCACTGGGCCGTGACATAGGCTATACCGTCTCGAACGATTTCCGCCTGATGAGCGCGGCGATCGATCGCGGCGTCCCGATCGACGATATCAAACGCAAGACCTCGCTCGCCAAGGATCTCGACACGCTCGATGCCGGCGTGGCCGCGGCCCTGAATCTGGAGCGATAG
- a CDS encoding TadE/TadG family type IV pilus assembly protein — MRALLRCTRGATSAEFAMVAPLLILLIFGTIDVGRFMWELNQAEKATQMGARMAVVTTPVSPGIVAANYATSTLPAGSTIPASALGTLTCTSGGCTCASNCAEVSNLSVDSTAFNALVARMQMVKPDVAAANVRVSYRGSGFGQAGGATGQMEISPLVTVSLTGLKFVPITSLLFVQLNLPAFSTTLPAEDASGSISN; from the coding sequence ATGCGCGCGCTCCTACGTTGCACGCGCGGCGCAACTTCGGCCGAGTTCGCAATGGTCGCACCGTTGCTGATTCTCCTCATCTTCGGGACGATCGACGTCGGCCGGTTCATGTGGGAGCTTAACCAGGCCGAAAAGGCGACTCAGATGGGCGCGCGGATGGCCGTTGTGACCACCCCCGTGTCTCCGGGGATCGTCGCTGCCAATTACGCCACCTCGACCCTCCCTGCCGGATCCACCATTCCGGCCTCCGCTCTGGGCACGCTGACATGCACCTCGGGCGGCTGCACCTGCGCGTCCAATTGCGCCGAGGTTTCCAACCTGTCGGTCGACAGCACGGCATTTAACGCGCTCGTCGCACGGATGCAGATGGTGAAGCCGGATGTGGCCGCGGCAAATGTGCGCGTGAGCTACCGCGGCTCGGGCTTCGGGCAGGCAGGCGGTGCTACGGGCCAGATGGAGATTTCGCCGTTGGTTACCGTCTCACTGACCGGCCTCAAATTCGTCCCCATCACGAGCCTGCTGTTCGTCCAGCTGAACCTGCCGGCTTTTTCCACGACGCTGCCCGCCGAGGACGCGTCGGGATCCATTTCGAACTGA
- a CDS encoding TadE/TadG family type IV pilus assembly protein has translation MRRLSALLRDQSAAASAEMIFVMPIFIALMYGSMELGNYFLVQHGVTKQVRDGARFASRMPLSDTYSCPGTVFKDAQAETKIINVTKTGSVDGTATGRFPAAFWSTPCTSGGSAVGVSVRCVAKGGYGGVYSGLSGQIPVVKVSANLDYPTLWNSLGFNAGSYCLRANSEVAVFGL, from the coding sequence ATGCGCCGGCTTTCCGCCTTGTTGCGCGACCAGAGCGCTGCCGCCTCGGCCGAGATGATCTTCGTCATGCCGATCTTCATCGCGCTGATGTACGGATCGATGGAGCTTGGGAATTATTTCCTCGTCCAGCACGGCGTCACGAAGCAGGTGCGCGACGGGGCGAGGTTTGCGTCGCGAATGCCGCTTTCAGACACATATTCGTGTCCGGGGACGGTGTTCAAGGATGCGCAGGCTGAAACGAAGATCATCAATGTGACGAAGACGGGATCCGTCGACGGTACCGCGACCGGACGGTTCCCCGCAGCCTTCTGGAGCACGCCGTGCACCTCGGGCGGAAGCGCGGTGGGAGTAAGTGTCCGCTGCGTCGCCAAGGGAGGCTATGGTGGTGTCTATTCGGGCCTCAGCGGCCAGATCCCCGTCGTCAAGGTGAGCGCCAACCTCGATTATCCCACGCTGTGGAATTCGCTTGGCTTCAATGCCGGCAGCTATTGCCTGCGCGCCAACAGCGAAGTCGCGGTGTTCGGGCTATGA
- a CDS encoding pilus assembly protein TadG-related protein, which produces MIWGTLRKLWTQTDGAVAPTVALSMVGLIAAGGLAFDYARLVTMDTELQQAADQAALAAATQLDRSDNAITNATAAVSVSGSNQLALNLTRFSNDSVGRSVSVTLTFCEEFDDSIATNAAACTETTDPNDSRFVIATTALRTANYAFTPIVGLMSGTAQAHAVAGVESSICNVAPLLVCTPSDDFPTEADVGRGIILKTAGGNAWAPGNYGFLDFGNGNPAVINALLGNGLNGCQATDDNETEPGNKNATDAINTRMDVYAGTQKNEASKCTPSTGASCPAENTRKDMTLQMTFEIRVDSSAAAPTPPACGSPEGGNVNSGGKTSYTADFAQHGPARQFGRDSCHYTGTCPVNGGAQNFGDKAWDRDGYLAANHPGIDASAVAAALGGGATASTLTRYQVYQWEIANKATGKLDPRQIGAVTQDPPDTKGSNTTYKFYKQCSFSQPRFATAASAAAKDRRVLPIVAANCDELKGKGTAFEDYIILRAFDIFLTEPSLQRSAAQTGIAGATLGTDDKEIYGEVIGPAKPVGGGNGFQYYTRARPYLIR; this is translated from the coding sequence GTGATCTGGGGCACGCTTAGGAAACTGTGGACGCAAACGGACGGCGCCGTTGCGCCGACGGTTGCATTGTCCATGGTCGGCCTGATTGCCGCAGGGGGTCTGGCTTTCGACTACGCCCGGCTGGTGACGATGGATACCGAGCTGCAGCAGGCCGCCGACCAGGCAGCGCTCGCCGCGGCGACGCAACTCGACCGCAGCGATAATGCCATTACCAATGCTACCGCCGCGGTCTCTGTCAGCGGGTCGAACCAGCTCGCGCTCAACCTGACGCGCTTTTCAAACGATTCGGTCGGACGTTCGGTCAGCGTTACGCTGACGTTCTGCGAGGAATTCGACGATTCAATAGCGACGAACGCCGCGGCCTGCACCGAAACCACCGATCCCAACGACAGCCGCTTCGTCATCGCGACGACTGCACTGCGCACCGCCAATTACGCCTTCACGCCCATTGTCGGCCTGATGTCCGGCACCGCGCAGGCGCATGCGGTGGCCGGCGTCGAATCGTCGATCTGCAATGTCGCACCCTTGCTTGTCTGCACGCCGAGCGATGATTTTCCGACCGAGGCGGATGTTGGACGCGGGATCATTTTGAAGACGGCGGGCGGCAACGCCTGGGCGCCTGGCAATTACGGCTTCCTCGATTTCGGCAATGGCAATCCAGCCGTCATCAATGCCCTGCTCGGGAATGGCCTGAACGGCTGCCAGGCCACCGACGACAATGAGACCGAGCCGGGCAACAAGAATGCCACCGACGCGATCAACACGCGCATGGACGTCTACGCGGGCACGCAGAAGAACGAGGCGAGCAAGTGCACGCCCTCCACCGGCGCCTCATGCCCTGCGGAAAATACACGCAAGGACATGACGCTCCAGATGACGTTCGAGATTCGCGTAGACTCGTCTGCGGCGGCTCCAACGCCCCCGGCATGCGGCTCTCCCGAAGGCGGAAATGTCAATTCGGGCGGGAAGACGTCCTATACGGCCGACTTTGCGCAGCACGGTCCCGCGCGTCAGTTCGGCCGCGACTCATGCCACTACACCGGGACATGCCCGGTCAACGGCGGCGCGCAGAACTTCGGCGACAAGGCCTGGGATCGCGATGGATATCTTGCTGCCAACCATCCGGGAATCGATGCCTCCGCGGTCGCGGCGGCGCTCGGCGGGGGCGCGACTGCTTCGACGCTGACCCGCTACCAAGTGTATCAGTGGGAGATTGCCAACAAGGCCACTGGCAAGCTCGACCCTCGCCAGATCGGCGCGGTCACACAAGACCCGCCAGATACCAAAGGCTCCAACACTACCTACAAGTTTTACAAGCAGTGCTCGTTCAGCCAGCCGCGCTTTGCAACGGCGGCATCGGCGGCTGCCAAGGATCGGCGAGTCCTGCCGATCGTAGCTGCCAACTGCGACGAATTGAAGGGCAAGGGCACGGCGTTCGAAGACTACATCATCCTGCGGGCGTTCGACATTTTCCTGACCGAACCGTCGCTGCAGCGATCGGCGGCCCAGACCGGTATCGCCGGCGCCACACTAGGTACCGACGACAAGGAAATTTACGGCGAAGTCATCGGTCCGGCAAAGCCCGTCGGCGGCGGCAACGGCTTCCAATATTACACTCGCGCACGGCCGTACCTGATCCGGTGA
- a CDS encoding type II and III secretion system protein family protein, with translation MAIKPLHRVALLAAGAATLAMAAPVAAQVTVASGVHAGELDVPVNKSQVLRVDRPYSKALIGNPDIADIVPISDSSVYVLGKKAGTTSLTLYDRGNRLIAVLDVIVGPDVTNLKRQLGELMPADTISARMSNESVILEGMVSSAAAADRAVQIAETYAPGKVVNLLALGSAQQVMLEVRFAEVKRSALKDIGLRTFFDKGNTRGVIGNEASLRPGAPVEITTPLPGGGVSSTSVAGPSVLGVGSIIGSFGIVSRAFKAFGVDFDVTLDALEQKGLITTLAEPTLVALSGETASFLAGGEFPIPVAQSGATGGGATTITVEFKPFGVSLAFTPTVLADGVINLVVEPEVSSIDPTASITINNLTIPGLQTRRAKTVVEMRDGESFALAGLIRKDFQDTVRQVPLLGSLPIIGTLFRSTGFQNEQTELVIIVTPRLVQPVRAGMLKAPTDRVKPPNEADLFLNGRTDSAVPPSSQPFVTPPGPTLMPPPSGGMAAVNPADLEKDYGHAL, from the coding sequence ATGGCAATTAAGCCTCTGCATCGGGTCGCGCTGCTGGCGGCGGGAGCTGCCACGCTGGCCATGGCCGCCCCCGTCGCGGCGCAAGTCACCGTGGCCTCCGGCGTTCACGCCGGTGAGCTCGACGTGCCCGTCAACAAGAGCCAGGTGCTCCGCGTCGATCGGCCCTATTCGAAGGCGCTGATCGGCAATCCCGACATCGCCGACATCGTTCCGATCAGCGACAGTTCGGTCTACGTCCTCGGCAAGAAGGCCGGGACGACCAGTCTGACGCTCTACGACCGCGGCAACCGCCTCATTGCGGTGCTCGACGTGATCGTCGGGCCCGACGTCACCAACCTCAAGCGCCAGCTCGGCGAGCTCATGCCCGCCGACACCATCTCGGCGCGCATGTCGAATGAGAGCGTCATTCTCGAAGGCATGGTGTCCAGCGCCGCCGCCGCCGACCGCGCCGTCCAGATCGCCGAGACCTATGCACCGGGCAAGGTCGTCAACCTGCTCGCGCTGGGGTCGGCCCAGCAGGTGATGCTCGAAGTTCGCTTTGCCGAAGTGAAGCGCAGTGCCTTGAAGGATATCGGGCTCCGCACCTTCTTCGATAAGGGCAATACGCGGGGCGTGATCGGCAATGAGGCGAGCCTGCGGCCGGGCGCGCCCGTCGAAATCACCACACCGCTGCCGGGCGGGGGCGTTTCGAGCACCAGCGTGGCCGGTCCGTCCGTGCTTGGGGTAGGGTCGATCATCGGCAGCTTCGGCATCGTCTCGCGCGCCTTCAAGGCATTCGGCGTCGATTTCGACGTGACGCTTGATGCGCTCGAACAGAAGGGGCTCATCACGACGCTTGCCGAACCGACGCTGGTCGCATTGTCGGGCGAAACCGCGAGCTTCCTTGCGGGCGGCGAATTTCCGATACCGGTGGCGCAGAGCGGCGCGACGGGTGGCGGCGCGACCACGATTACGGTCGAATTCAAGCCGTTCGGGGTCAGCCTCGCCTTTACGCCGACCGTGCTTGCCGACGGTGTGATCAACCTGGTCGTCGAGCCTGAGGTCAGCTCGATCGATCCGACCGCGTCGATCACCATCAACAATTTGACCATTCCGGGCCTGCAAACCCGCCGCGCAAAAACAGTAGTGGAAATGCGTGATGGAGAAAGCTTCGCCCTCGCCGGCCTGATCCGCAAGGATTTCCAGGATACGGTACGCCAGGTGCCGTTGCTCGGATCGCTGCCGATTATCGGCACATTGTTCCGGTCGACCGGGTTCCAGAACGAGCAGACCGAACTGGTCATCATCGTTACGCCGCGGCTGGTGCAGCCGGTGCGCGCGGGGATGCTCAAGGCACCGACCGACCGGGTCAAGCCGCCAAACGAGGCCGACCTGTTCCTCAACGGCCGTACGGACAGCGCCGTGCCACCGTCATCGCAGCCCTTCGTGACGCCGCCCGGACCGACGCTGATGCCGCCGCCGTCAGGCGGCATGGCCGCCGTCAATCCCGCTGACCTTGAAAAGGATTATGGCCATGCGCTGTAA
- the cpaB gene encoding Flp pilus assembly protein CpaB, with product MGVAIVLGLFAVLIANSWLSGTEQKNALSGTTRVAVASAPLAYGTDITADKVRFVDYPNSAIPPGAFTNAAQLVPAGRKRVALMPIGINEPILASKISGQGQGASIAALLPPGMRAAAVRINDVSGVAGFVQPNDSVDVLVTRTVPGAQQSTQLTDVLIQNVRVIAIDQQSRNADGSPKVAKTATLEVTPLDAQKLALAQEIGSLSLVLRKPGEANNPVVETISMNDLRFNVYGGARYPAPAVVGGFGNPIGAAVGGAMAVRSNQVAAATRSGSTARSSRPASKPADTSRKVEVYRGTKNEEVEVGRYGN from the coding sequence TTGGGGGTTGCGATAGTCCTTGGGCTGTTCGCAGTCTTAATCGCCAACAGCTGGCTTTCCGGCACCGAGCAGAAGAATGCGCTGTCCGGCACCACGCGGGTCGCCGTCGCCTCCGCACCGCTCGCCTACGGCACCGACATTACGGCGGATAAGGTCCGTTTCGTCGATTATCCCAACAGCGCCATTCCGCCCGGCGCCTTCACCAATGCCGCGCAGCTCGTCCCAGCCGGCCGCAAGCGTGTCGCCTTGATGCCCATCGGCATCAACGAACCGATCCTTGCCAGCAAGATTTCCGGCCAGGGCCAGGGTGCGTCGATCGCCGCCTTGCTGCCGCCCGGCATGCGCGCCGCCGCTGTGCGCATCAACGATGTGTCCGGCGTGGCCGGCTTCGTCCAGCCCAACGACAGCGTGGACGTGCTGGTCACGCGCACCGTCCCGGGGGCGCAGCAAAGCACCCAATTAACCGATGTCCTGATTCAGAACGTCCGCGTCATCGCCATCGACCAGCAGTCGCGCAACGCCGATGGGTCGCCCAAGGTGGCCAAGACAGCAACCCTCGAAGTGACTCCGCTCGATGCGCAAAAGCTTGCGCTCGCGCAGGAAATCGGAAGCCTCAGCCTAGTGCTGCGCAAGCCCGGTGAGGCCAACAATCCGGTGGTCGAAACCATCAGCATGAACGACCTTCGCTTCAACGTTTACGGCGGCGCCCGTTACCCGGCCCCCGCGGTGGTCGGCGGCTTCGGCAACCCCATCGGCGCAGCCGTTGGCGGCGCGATGGCGGTGCGCAGCAACCAGGTTGCTGCGGCGACCCGCTCCGGCTCGACGGCCCGGTCGAGCCGCCCGGCGTCCAAGCCCGCGGACACCAGCCGCAAGGTCGAAGTCTATCGTGGCACCAAGAACGAGGAAGTAGAGGTGGGTCGTTATGGCAATTAA
- a CDS encoding Flp family type IVb pilin, with protein sequence MTKFINMLRDDSGASAAEYALILAIVGSGIALAAIFLGGAISNSLRSTGEEITTCTTADATTASGC encoded by the coding sequence ATGACCAAGTTCATCAACATGCTGCGCGACGACTCCGGTGCGTCGGCCGCCGAATACGCCCTGATCCTCGCCATCGTCGGTTCGGGCATCGCCCTCGCCGCAATTTTCCTCGGTGGCGCGATCAGCAACTCGCTGCGCTCGACGGGCGAGGAGATCACTACCTGCACCACTGCAGACGCCACGACGGCGAGCGGCTGCTAA
- a CDS encoding DUF2569 domain-containing protein, whose amino-acid sequence MIDKFTTKMRARADAVLLTLNTRLDRILVGWLLIAGVASVTRIVFTPSNVPVAPLSNFASYSLLVIAPFATTMLALRWFAISPLMGQPVTRMGWLSNWRNLTRKEATKHRLYGTGGIMVSLLLGMMLNVPVRALEYIGAMPPLPLVAPHWLSVLHFAMTLDVVLFTSLYMLAFVAGLRRMAFFPRLLASIWIADLAMQLATAKLVMAAGPLPAGVSTALQSLLEGNMQKTLVSMALWLPYLLLSTRVNVTYRHRIPA is encoded by the coding sequence ATGATCGATAAATTTACGACCAAGATGCGCGCGCGAGCAGACGCCGTACTGCTGACGTTGAACACCCGGCTTGATCGCATTCTGGTTGGCTGGCTGTTGATCGCCGGAGTCGCCTCGGTGACACGTATAGTTTTTACGCCCAGCAACGTGCCGGTAGCTCCACTGTCGAATTTTGCCTCTTATTCGTTGCTCGTCATCGCGCCTTTCGCGACCACCATGCTCGCCCTTCGCTGGTTTGCGATCAGTCCGCTCATGGGCCAACCCGTAACTAGGATGGGCTGGCTCAGTAACTGGCGAAATCTCACGCGCAAGGAGGCAACCAAGCATCGCCTGTACGGCACGGGCGGCATCATGGTCTCGCTCCTGCTGGGCATGATGCTCAATGTGCCCGTCCGCGCCTTAGAGTATATCGGGGCGATGCCTCCATTGCCCTTGGTTGCGCCGCACTGGCTGTCAGTGCTGCATTTCGCGATGACGTTGGACGTTGTGTTGTTCACCAGTCTTTATATGCTGGCCTTTGTCGCCGGTCTTCGCCGCATGGCATTTTTCCCGCGCTTGCTGGCTTCCATCTGGATCGCGGACCTCGCGATGCAGCTTGCGACGGCGAAACTGGTGATGGCCGCTGGTCCCTTGCCCGCGGGCGTGTCGACCGCCCTCCAATCGCTGCTCGAAGGAAACATGCAAAAGACGTTGGTCAGTATGGCGCTCTGGTTACCTTATCTGCTGCTGTCGACACGGGTGAACGTGACCTACCGACACCGCATTCCAGCCTGA